The Motacilla alba alba isolate MOTALB_02 chromosome 14, Motacilla_alba_V1.0_pri, whole genome shotgun sequence genome includes a region encoding these proteins:
- the LOC119706825 gene encoding UPF0488 protein C8orf33 homolog isoform X2, with protein MSNEFGDCHLKMDEDQKSMEKDMTPDVVEVQPSKGQAADGVKQSDPIPEAKPELFTSSGSSFRFDFTLSKINPEADPGDSGAEQLQNNVRATKQENWNGPLRFAASAQEPKFAFNFAIPDEDCPHLQLLPASQHTEHTADSSLPAKSAALPQAAALQKPEVTQLTRNTPKEDRSHVTSKIPQTETAPADEAMTAKSTGGGAAQKKKKKKQKAPVSKNKTEETATNRKAKAEANSCQNTDTSHQDEKTSQQSDEQLWKEVDWCVNQLELGLKTQKPTPKQAEEALRAIRTLRSDKAPLVKKRQLMRAMFGDYRKKMQEELCRELKLMEIAAKSARIVELKGSIRKKNGHFIRKCLGACRKSQSSAESPSESHRTLNTGLFNFTTPQEFHFNFF; from the exons ATGAGCAATGAGTTTGGGGATTGTCATCTCAAGATGGATGAGGATCAGAAGAGCATGGAGAAAG ACATGACCCCTGATGTTGTGGAAGTACAGCCAAGcaaggggcaggctgcagatGGTGTGAAACAGTCTGACCCAATCCCTGAGGCAAAGCCAGAGTTGTTCACATCATCTGGCAGCAGCTTCCGATTTGATTTTACACTTTCCAAGATCAACCCAGAAGCTGACCCTGGTGACAGTGGTGCTGAGCAGTTACAAAACAATGTCAGAGCCACCAAGCAGGAGAACTGGAATGGCCCCTTGAGGTTTGCTGCCTCTGCACAGGAACCCAAGTTTGCTTTCAACTTTGCCATCCCAGATGAAGACTGTCCTCATCTTCAGTTACTTCCAGCGAGCCAACATACAGAGCACACAGCAGATTCTTCACTGCCTGCTaaatcagcagctctgccacaggctgcagccttGCAGAAGCCTGAGGTGACTCAACTGACAAGGAATACACCCAAAGAGGATAGAAGCCATGTCACATCAAAGATCCCCCAAACAGAGACAGCCCCTGCAGATGAGGCAATGACAGCGAAATCAACAGGAGGTGGAGCTgcccagaagaagaaaaagaagaaacaaaaagcacctgtcagtaaaaacaaaacagaagaaactgCGACCAACAGGAAGGCAAAGGCAGAAGCTAACAGCTGTCAAAATACAGATACTTCCCATCAAGATGAGAAGACCTCTCAG CAGTCAGATGAGCAGCTGTGGAAAGAGGTGGACTGGTGTGTGAACCAGCTGGAACTCGGCTTGAAGACACAGAAACCCACTCCAAAGCAGG ctgaggaggcTCTCAGGGCAATCAGGACACTGCGCAGTGACAAGGCTCCGCTGGTGAAGAAGCGTCAGCTCATGAGAGCCATGTTTGGAGACTACAGGAAGAAgatgcaggaggagctgtgcagagagctgAAGCTTATGGAAATAG CTGCAAAATCTGCCAGGATTGTGGAGTTGAAGGGAAGCATCCGCAAGAAGAATGGCCACTTCATCCGGAAGTGCTTGGGAGCTTGCAGGAAAAGCCAAAGTTCAGCAGAATCTCCTTCAGAGTCACACAGGACACTTAACACAGGCTTATTCAATTTCACAACTCCCCAAGAATTTCACTTTAATTTCTTCTAG
- the LOC119706825 gene encoding uncharacterized protein LOC119706825 isoform X1 — protein sequence MSKDPQGVFQEELEWCISQLEADLHLTPHPKLAEETQHIFKVLHFPETPLAEKQQVMSNEFGDCHLKMDEDQKSMEKDMTPDVVEVQPSKGQAADGVKQSDPIPEAKPELFTSSGSSFRFDFTLSKINPEADPGDSGAEQLQNNVRATKQENWNGPLRFAASAQEPKFAFNFAIPDEDCPHLQLLPASQHTEHTADSSLPAKSAALPQAAALQKPEVTQLTRNTPKEDRSHVTSKIPQTETAPADEAMTAKSTGGGAAQKKKKKKQKAPVSKNKTEETATNRKAKAEANSCQNTDTSHQDEKTSQQSDEQLWKEVDWCVNQLELGLKTQKPTPKQAEEALRAIRTLRSDKAPLVKKRQLMRAMFGDYRKKMQEELCRELKLMEIAAKSARIVELKGSIRKKNGHFIRKCLGACRKSQSSAESPSESHRTLNTGLFNFTTPQEFHFNFF from the exons ATGTCCAAGGATCCCCAAGGTGTgttccaggaggagctggagtggTGCATTTCACAACTGGAGGCAGATCTCCATCTCACTCCACACCCCAAACTAG CAGAAGAGACCCAACACATTTTCAAGGTCCTGCACTTCCCTGAGACTCCTCTTGCAGAGAAGCAACAAGTGATGAGCAATGAGTTTGGGGATTGTCATCTCAAGATGGATGAGGATCAGAAGAGCATGGAGAAAG ACATGACCCCTGATGTTGTGGAAGTACAGCCAAGcaaggggcaggctgcagatGGTGTGAAACAGTCTGACCCAATCCCTGAGGCAAAGCCAGAGTTGTTCACATCATCTGGCAGCAGCTTCCGATTTGATTTTACACTTTCCAAGATCAACCCAGAAGCTGACCCTGGTGACAGTGGTGCTGAGCAGTTACAAAACAATGTCAGAGCCACCAAGCAGGAGAACTGGAATGGCCCCTTGAGGTTTGCTGCCTCTGCACAGGAACCCAAGTTTGCTTTCAACTTTGCCATCCCAGATGAAGACTGTCCTCATCTTCAGTTACTTCCAGCGAGCCAACATACAGAGCACACAGCAGATTCTTCACTGCCTGCTaaatcagcagctctgccacaggctgcagccttGCAGAAGCCTGAGGTGACTCAACTGACAAGGAATACACCCAAAGAGGATAGAAGCCATGTCACATCAAAGATCCCCCAAACAGAGACAGCCCCTGCAGATGAGGCAATGACAGCGAAATCAACAGGAGGTGGAGCTgcccagaagaagaaaaagaagaaacaaaaagcacctgtcagtaaaaacaaaacagaagaaactgCGACCAACAGGAAGGCAAAGGCAGAAGCTAACAGCTGTCAAAATACAGATACTTCCCATCAAGATGAGAAGACCTCTCAG CAGTCAGATGAGCAGCTGTGGAAAGAGGTGGACTGGTGTGTGAACCAGCTGGAACTCGGCTTGAAGACACAGAAACCCACTCCAAAGCAGG ctgaggaggcTCTCAGGGCAATCAGGACACTGCGCAGTGACAAGGCTCCGCTGGTGAAGAAGCGTCAGCTCATGAGAGCCATGTTTGGAGACTACAGGAAGAAgatgcaggaggagctgtgcagagagctgAAGCTTATGGAAATAG CTGCAAAATCTGCCAGGATTGTGGAGTTGAAGGGAAGCATCCGCAAGAAGAATGGCCACTTCATCCGGAAGTGCTTGGGAGCTTGCAGGAAAAGCCAAAGTTCAGCAGAATCTCCTTCAGAGTCACACAGGACACTTAACACAGGCTTATTCAATTTCACAACTCCCCAAGAATTTCACTTTAATTTCTTCTAG